TTCAACCCAAGCCACAGGACTCAAAACATTAACCAGAAACCCTTGGAGCAAAGATGCCAACTTGAGTTGAAACACACAGAAGAACTCGACCCAAAAGCCAAAGGCCTCTATATTTGGGACCTTTGAGATGAAATTGGGCTAAATTCCATATACCAAGTTCAAAAATAAGCAAAACCCATCAAGGCCTAATCAGAGATATGCACAGATTTCGACAAAGAAGCACTACCCAGAATTCAAGGAAGCCAATCAGGAAAAAGAGGGAAATGAAGCAAAATCCTTCCAAATGGCCAGATATtttgaagaagaggaaaaagtgAGATATAGAAGGAAAGGGTGAGTTGgtctcttttttctttgtctGTTAGTACTGAACAGAAGAAAAGAATTGAGTTGAATTGATTTTTGCGAAGCCCCCACTCCCCACTCCCCACTCCCCACCCCCTAAATCTCTGTTATCCTGAATGGAGTCAGGTGATTGGCATGAGTTTGGTACAGGCTTTAGAAAAATCTACGGAAAGAATATACCGAAACAATCTGACTCCTCACCTTCTGGAGCTGtctgaattttgaaattacaaaaataaaaatcagttaaataaaattgaaggaaagaaGAAGGGAGAAGGGTGTGAAAAATCGTCAAATAAAAGCCTAAAGTTGAAAATCCAAATGTAGTATATTAGTAAAAAACTAATTTGGCTTTCCGCACTTCTTTTCATTATATAAGTATCATCTTGTACTACTTTTAATAATCCAAGTGgtactatattttaattttagacggcataaaatttgatttattttttaaaaattcttattttaccGTTAGTTCCAAATGTGtatgaaaatacatatttttcataaaaaaaattaaacaaaaatactcTTTGATGTTATATGTAAATGAAAGTATGAAATATGGATAATATATCATTTCGATAcgaaacaaaaatacttttttttttttttaaataccaatTATGTCTCTCTATATGGCTCACACCCAACCCTTTTTTTAAGAGTAGCCCACTAGCCAGAAAATGGAACAGCACTAGGCCACTAAACCAATTCATTGAGTTCTTTCAATGTCTAAGGCTGTATCATCAGTGAGAAATGGGGCTTAACCTATAGAAGATTGTTTTCAATCCTAAATGCccaaatatataaatgaaaaaaaaagaattattgagGTGTTAAAAAGTGATTTTAGGAGTCAGAACTCAATGATAATGAACTTGCTTAGAACACCCAAACACATCTTTAAAAATGGGGTTGTTTTCAGAATGATTTGGCCTAGTGTTTGAGGCCACAGACCCAGTGGGGAGAGGAGTAGAGTGGGTGGGTAGATGCTATGATTTCAGCTTTGATTCTCTTTGTAGAAAAGAGGGGAAAGGTGAGTTGGGGGTATAGATAAGGGAATGAGAATTTGGTTAAAGTGTGAGTACATCAATGTCTCTATGTGGGTGCTTGTTGACAAATTGAGATGTTGAAGGCATCAACTAGTTATTGCTTGCTTATTTTCTGATTATTGGACTTATCTTTCAACATATGTGTACACAAAGGATGACCATTGACACATCCTTTTCCCCTTGTGATATGCCACCTAGACGAGGGTAAGGGGAGTTTTACTATTACTTGAGGTTAATAGCAGAAAGCAGACGTATTGTCTCATCttaattcttttcaaattttgaaagtgAGTGTTTGGTGGTGATTTTTGGAATTTACATCCCTGATAGGTTTTATTAGTTTGAGATTACTTGTGTTCGAGTTTGATAGATTAGCGTATTAAAAGTTattcttataatatttatcGAAAAGACATCATCGATAACATGATATAACACATGTAAATCAAatctttattatattatatatgacTTTCATTGGTTTttacatttcattattttatatttcgaTCTCATCACCGCTAAGATTTGCAAGTAGCCTAATCTACTACTAACCCAATGGAAATCTAGTGAAACCAGTTAAGTCAAATCCACTTCAGCTCTCATGTCAAGGGTGAAGATTTTGAGTTACTACGTTCAGACATGAGATTTGATGGGTATTATGATTTTGGACCGGAGTTGTATACACAcgatttctttcctttttaaaaattaatactatATGAAAGATTTTGTCCACTTTCATGAGCATCTGTCAAGATGGCCGAGTTGGTCTAAGGCGCCAGTTTCAGGTACTGGTCCGAAAGGGCATGGGTTCGAATCCCATTCTTGACAATCCAAAATTTTTCCCAAAAGGTTTTTTTGAGTTCTTGATAGAAAACCCAGAATACTAAATggattttcatttcttttctcgCCATTTCTCTGTAATTTTCTCAGTAACCAAATGAGTTGGGAAAGAGAAAGAGTTTCTCGATAGGTATCTGTCAAGATGGCCGAGTTGGTCTAAGGCGCCAGTTTCAGGTACTGGTCCGAAAGGGCATGGGTTCGAATCCCATTCTTGACAATCCAAACCCTTTTCCCAAACCAAGCTTTTTTGAGTTCTTGATACAAAACCCAGAATATAAATtggattttcatttattttcccaccatatttctttacttttctcAGTAACCAAATGGAGTTGGGAAGGAGAAAGAGTTTCTGTGATGTTGGGTTCATCTGTTAGTGTAGGCTTGAGAACGTGACTTATTTGCAACCTTGATGGCAGAAACTTCCTTGTATGATTAGTGAATAAATTGTACCTTATTTGCTTGAATTCTTACTTGCAAGGCATTGATTGAAGAGTATGATTAAGAATTTGTGGAACAATTTCGCCTTACAACAGCAGAAAGTTCTTGATGCAAAACCCAGAATACTAAATggatttccatttcttttctcaccatgtttcttttattttcttagccACCAGACGGGGTGGGAAAGAGAAAGATCTTGTCCTGTTGCAGTTTCCACAACTGTGGCGTTGGGTCCATCTGCTGGGGTAGGCTTGAATATGTCTTATTTGCAACTACTCTGATAGAATATTTCTCCTTGTATATGATCATTTGTGGAGAAATTTTACCTCAAAATagcaagaaaatcaaaatttagagaaagtttttaagtttttaataccAAACCTTGTCAGCAAGCTGGGACAGCTCTCCAACCCTTTTGTCTTAATCTGCTTGAATTCTCATTTGCAAGGCATTGATTGAAGAAGTTTCCTGGTATGATCATTAAGAATTTGTGGAAGAGTCTCACCTTAAAATAGcagaaatttcaaatgaaaatacCACATTTTATTGCATTTAACAGATTTAAAAGATGAACATATGTTCTtagaaattaagaaaagaacaaaactgGGTCTAAAAACCAACACATTTTTTTGGCTATAAATATGATCCATGAAAATGTGAAATCAAAATGAACCTCACACAGAGGCATATATGAACAACTCTGTGTTTCAATACAATTACTGATAATGATTTCTCAATGATCAACTCAACCCATTCTTCCACTTCCTTTCTCTGATCCCCCAATTAGTCCTTCTCTTCTCATAGTCTCTTCCTTGGCTTTTCTACAAAAAATCACCCAACTATTCACCTCTGAAGCTATACAGATTCCAATCAATGTCGCCAGACTCAAACAGTAGGCTAACTTAGCATAAGATCTGCTTGATCCCATCACCTCAAACCCCTGAAAAACATTCACAACTCCCAGAACCACACAAGCATACCCCACAAAATGGTGGTATGATTTCCAGTACTTCCTGAACTTGTTGGTAGTTTTAGGCCTAAACAGTAGAGCAAGTGTCTGaaggcctcccaagcaaaatgCCCCAAACCCCAGCTTGCGGTGAAGCCCGTAGACCACTCCCGGCGACATCTCCCCAAGCTTAATTCCAATGGCGAACCCCACTGTCCCAAGGAAGAATCCTGAGAGCTGCACCCCAGCGTGCGCGTAAAACCAGGACGGCCCCATTGACTGTATGTGCCTAAGGTAGCGGGCAGAGAAGGCGCCAAGGGGGAGTAGAATCCCCCAGGATATGGCATTGATGATCCCATGGGCGATCTTCAATGTTTGGATGTTGTCATGTGTAAAGCCTGTGGAACCAGAGAGGATATCAATGGTGGCGGTGGACAGAAGGTCGTTAATTGTAGTTGGATGGATTGTCGGCGAGTAGCCTTGGACGTAGAGGCCTCGGTTCCAGACATGGTGTATTTTAGTTCTATTCGGTACGAGCTTGAGCGTAGCGTAGATTTGAATGGCGGCGCCGTTGTGGACAGTGGCCATTCTGCCGCCATACATGATGGCGGAGGAGGAGAGGAGGTGGAGATCAAGGGGGCGAGAGAGGAGAGGGGAGCGTTGGAGCTTAACAGTGGGGTCTAACACATATGGCAGGACAACAAGCAGGCCCGTGTTGGGGTCTGGATAGGCGATCAAGGCATGGGTACCAGTCATTTCTGCTGAAGTTGGGTTGATGCCCCATCCAACCCAGCCAGTGGGTGAAATGAAGGAGCCAAAGAAGACAAGGTCTAGAGTGGCATTGTGGGGGTGAAAAGTCCAGGCAATGGAGGCCTGTTGGGTGGGGAGTGTCATGCATTTTTCAAAGGTTTTTGTGACAGTGATAGTGGTGCAGTGGGTAGAAATGGCCTGCTGTGGCCCATAACAgatgagaaggaaaaacaggtaGAGGAAAAGCATTGCTGCctgtggaagaagaagaaagaagaagaagaagaaagaagaagaagaagaaagaagaaagaagaaagaagaagaagagtgtGGCCCTAAAGGAGGAGAGGAGGTAGCAATCTTTTGTTAACATATATGCGTGGCTTGTGGGCATGTACTAATGCTGTTTTTGAATGATGGGTGAGTGAGGAGTGAGTGGAAACTATGAGTGATTGTGTCATTTGTATGTGCTTAACTTTGAAGCCAAGGCAATATGGAAGTTGGGGTTGGTGGGTGTGGAAATGAATAGAGTAGAAGTTTCAGGGttcattgtatttatttatttattttttgctgtAAGGAAATCATGGAATCTTCGGCCGtgttttttaaagcatttttctatttattaaaacaaaaaaattgaaatacatgttttgaaaattataaaataattttttgttcttaaaaacataaaatgtagtgttttttttttataaaaaaaatagttgtttttaatggttttcttaggtctatttaaaaaaataattatacaaatatgaagaataattaaaaataaaacattacatataaaaatatttttaaaacatatttaaaaatatagatcacaaattaaaaacatttcagattctttaacaaacttttattttataaagcaTCATATgataatctttaaaaattatttaaaaaaaacacttcctaaataAAACTATAGGAcctatttggtaattattttttaaaatagtttttattcttcataaaaaaacactagaaaactaaaaaatagaaaatagtttttaattctTAGATAagattctttaattatttttcagttatttttttaatcattatttttaaaaataattatacaaatataaaaaataaaatactacatataaaattatttttaaaccatatttaaaaataaagaaaacaaattaaaaatattttaagttttcaaacaaatattattctaaagaacattagaaaataatttttttaaaactcttctaaaaaactatttttgaaaatagttatctAATATTACTTAGGTTtcactgtttttttcttttggcatATGGAAATCATGGAACCTTCaatcaatttcatttgatttgtgttgttgttgtttttttttttttgcaattaaaATATTGGTTAGTTTGGTGACTAGGGTTTGTGCTTGGCTTTGAAGCTAAGTGATATAGTAAGTGATGATCCCATTATATTGTCTACTTCCCACTACAAAGTAGGTGATTTTATCATGGATGAGTACCAATCTAATAGATATTCTCCCACTAATgcctttttaaattttcttttttttttttattataaaaaattattaaattaatatgacaTAAACTTATGATTACATCttaatataaacaataaacTTAACTTTCTAGTTGCACCTTAAAAGGATATCAAGGAGTGCACTAATGTTATCATTTGGAATAAACAATCATCACCCACAGTCaaccacaattttcaaaattactttgaagttctttttctttccttctcaaccAAAAGCTATAATTTATCTCAATAAGTATGAAATAAGCCCCATTTAGagtttatttcatttcattttatttttcttttaaaaaacactcttaaattacaaaaaataaaataaaataaaaatagaatagtacaataaaataaaagtttgttataTGAAATGATATATgcgaaaattttaatttgaatcgTAAAATTATGTCTCATACGAGACTGAAGTATAAATGGATCATATCAAGTTGAATAGTACAATTAACGAAAAGTTTGTTATACGAAATGACATTTgcgaaaattttaatttgaatacttgaagtATATGGTAAAATTATGTCCCATATGAGACCGAAGTATAAACAGATCATATCAAGTTACAAACATATGgcattaagatataaaaaatagattatgaaACAAAGCAATGAGAACAAAATAGAAAGCAATAATGTCTTCTTCGGTGAGATTGGGAAAAGGATTAAAACTCCTTTTTAACATccttattaatttaaatacatgtttttatatatattattttaactaatatttttaataggtttttaattatttgaaatttaaaagttattaattgtaaatgaaattaataaaataataattatattaatatattttataattgaaagttttaaagaaagaaaatatatgattaaaGGAATAAGGTAATACTTATTATAGACCCCTGTTTTTGGATTATATTTGCAGCTATTCATTTTTGCCATGTGTCAAGATTTTAGATAGTCATGTGTTGCCCCAAGATTGGTCATTGGGGAACACTGTAGTGGGTTGAAGGGGGAATGAGGGAATGACACTTGTTATGGGaatattcaaaaattgtttttagagatTTGAAAGAGGGTAGGTTGTTAGAGACAAAAGAGCGTTTTTGGTGGAGGCAAATGTGTTTTTGGTTGCGGGAAGGGAGGTTGCTTGAGGGGCGAGAGAGTTTTGAGTAGAGAGGAGAACAGGAGAGGGAAGAAGACCTGAGATAGAGAACCAGAGAAAAAGAGAGTTGTAGGTAGCTGGGGGAGAGAAAGAAATACTAAGAGAAAAATAGCTTGGTGGAGGAGGAAAGAAAACCATCTAGAAAGTAAGAGATGATAAAGAGGCGCTTCAGGCTGAGCATATGAGGAGCTTATCGATTCAGTCCAAGTATGATTACAGCATGTTTTATACTTTCTCATTTCAGACTTTTCTATCCTGTTTCCTACTGATTGTGGGTTCAACTTGGTGCATGAATATCAAGACtgatttttatgcatttttgtTGATTCTAGCCTGACTTCTTTAGTTCCATTTATAAATAACTTGTGCATTCCTTTGTTCATGAACAACTTGAATATGGATCCATCATTGAATCTGATTTTTGGAGATCATGCTCTTGTTTCCTTTTGATTCCACCTATAGCCAACCcattgatttttatgaaatgGAGCTAGGTATAACAATATTGTTTTCGTTTGTATATGCTCTGCTTTTCTTCACCTTCTCCTctgtttctagttttttttttttttggagtgtTGGGTATCTTGTTTGGGCTAGCCATCTTGATCGGGGTGTCTTTGAGAGAGCCTGGGTTGGTTCAATGGGTTCAATTGTGTCTCCTCCCATTTCTGCTTAGTCATCTATTTTACTAGTAGCTGGGATTCCTCCCTCACTTCCAAGGTCAAAGCAGTTGGCTCAAATCCTCACCGGTTTTCATTCCAAAAATCTTAGCTTGAATATCATAGTGTTTTGTAAGGTTATATAACTTGAGTGGGTGACTGAGCAGAAGCCTCTAGAGGTTAATAATGGAGATGGCGACTTTGAAAAAGGGCATAAAGTGGATTGGGTTGTTCAATTGTTGATATTTGCTAGGTAAATTCAAAGAAGCATTTGTGGGTGCATGAATGGTGTTGGGTTTGCTACTCTATATTCAACATGCACCAAATTTGTCTACTTACACACCTTACTACAATCCTGTATTGTAAGATGAATTGATCATTCTCAAAGCTCATGCCTTGCAGCGAAACCATAATTCCCAATAGAGTCAGCATCGCACACCATTATGGTAAATGAGGTCCCATGTTGACTTGCTTGATACATATACCTTAAAGATTTAGTCAGTGGACCTAATTGGAAAACCTGTCTTGTACAAATGAACATAAACCAAGGAGGCCTCCAATGGACTTACCTTTATTGCTTCTCCGTGGGAGGATAGTTTGCATTGGCACGTCATTGGGGCCCGCTGTCATAAAGCTTGTCATTGTAGAATTAATGTACCTGTAGGAGGGTGATCCCATGTTAACAGATGGAGTTTGGGAAGCACTTGTAAAATCTTTTGCCAGTCAAATGAAGTCTGCTTCCACTACATCGAGTTTTGTCTAGGAGATATTTATTGTAGGGTACTCAAAGCTATTCTCCATGATAGAGAATCTGCTTAAAAGAATTTCTTATGACACAGAAGTCAAGGGGTTTCTATCAGCCATCAGTTCAAAAGGGAAAGATCAGATGATTATTGCCATTGAAATTGTGAATGTTTTCAACAAAACCACCACAAGTTATCGTGGTGagtgtttcttctatatattgcCATTTACAAAGTACATaagaatagaaataataaataatttgtgGTAACGTATCCTTGACATAGGGGAGCTAATTAAGGTAACGTATCCATGACATCCCCCCGCAAGTTGAACGTTAGATTTGAACAGACATGAAGCTTGGTACGAAAGAAGTCAAAGAGAGGGCGAGAAACACTTTTGGTGAAGAGGTCGACAACTTGTAGATGAGAGGGCACATATTGAGTGCGAAGTTTATCAGCAACAACAAGTTCCAGAATAAAATGATAGTTTAAGTCAACATGCTTAGCCCATTTGTGGGAAACGGAGTTGGAGCTTAAGAAGATCACACTTTTGTTGTCACACAGGAGAATAGGCTTCGGTGAAATGGGAACCTTAAGATCATGAAGTAGATGGGTGAGCCAAAGAAGTTCAGCTGCAGTAGTGGCAAGGGCATGATACTCAGATTCACAGCTAGAACGAGATACAATGGGTTGCTTTTTAACACTCCAAGAAACCAGATTATTGCCAAGATAAATAGAGTAGCCAGAGGTGGAACGGGGGACAACCGGCCCAATCAACGTTATAGTAAGCAACTAGGGCACCAGAAATAGTAGAATGGCAAAAAGTAAGACCAAAGTGAAGTGTGCCCTTGACATAAAGTAAAATGCGCTTGACCATAAGAAAGTGAGCCGTAGTAGGGGCATGCAGAAACTGACTAACAGAGTTGACAACACGAGCAATGTTAGAGCGAGTAATGGTTAAGTACTAAAGGGCACCAACTAGGAATCAATAGAGAATGCGGTCTTAGAAGGCAGGACCATCGCTAGTCAGATGCTGAGAGACAACCATAGGAGTGTGAACAGACTTGTTGTCAAGTAACTGGGCACGAGTCAAAATATCCCGGGCATATTTCAACTAACTGATAAAAAGACCATCAGTAGTGGAAGTGGTTTTCAAACCAAGAAAGTAGCTGAGAGAACCCAAATCCTTGGTGGCAAACTCAGAATTGAGCTTGCGAGCAAAACTATCAAGAATACAAGAGTTGTTGCCAGTAatgataatatcatcaacatacaagaacaaataaataatgtcAGACTGTTGATGAAAGACAAAAAGAGAGGTGTCTGCACGACTGCAAGAAAACCCAATGGTAAGAAGAAAATAGCTGAAACGCTGAAACCAAGCACGGAAAGCTTGTTTGAGGCCATAGAGAGCTTTCTTCAACTGACATACATGATTCGGGTACTAGGGATCAATGTACCCAGGAGGCTGTTCCATATAGACATTTTCAGTGAGAGTGCCATTGAGGAATGTATTATTCACATCAAGTTGGTGGAGAGGCCATCTATTGGTAATAGCAAGAGAGAGCAAAATCTTAATAACATGACTGAAAGTGTTAGTGTAATCAAGACCAGGTACCTGAGTATAACCTTTGGCCACAAGACGAGCCTTGAGGCGCTCAATGGACCCATCAGGCAAATATTTGGTCCAGAACACCCATTTGGAACCGACAATATTTGTGTGGGTAGGTCGAGGAACTAGAACCCAGGTGCGATTATGTTGTAGAGCTTGAACTTCTTCATCCATGGCAGCAAGCCATGTAGGATTGTTAGCAACAGACTTGAATCCTTTAGGCTCGGTGGAGACAAGAAGAGCAAAGAGAAGCCTAGAGGAGCTGAAGACACTGAGATTCGCCGGATGATGGGTCTTGAAGATATCAACTTTAGCTCGAGTAAGCATAGGATGAGAACCTAACAGAGGAGTTGGAGTAAGAGCAACATCAGAAGCAACAGGAGGTGGGCGAGGCTCTAGAGGCGGAGAAGAGAGACCTGCAAGAGAGTCAGTAACCTGCAAAGACTTGTCCACTAGATCAGTACAAATAACACACAAGTTAGATCCTAACGGTGTAATGGGTGGAGAATGGTCACAGGAGACATCGGAAGGGGGTCAATATGAGGCATGCTTGGTTCAAGGAAATTCgaaaaatggagagaaaaagaGGGTTGGGTTGGGAGCCATCTGTGGAGGGAAAGTGGTGTTCATCAAATTGAGCATGACGGGTGATATAAAGTTTAGAGATGGTGGGATCAAGACAGTGAAAACCTTTGTGGGAAGGGCTATACCCTAGAAAGATGCAAGGAATGCTACGAGGGGAAAATTTGTGAGACATATAATCACGTAGGCAAGGATAAACACGACaaccaaaatgatgaaaattctCATAATTAGGTGAGGACCCATAGAGAAGCTCAAAAGAAGACATACCTTCGAGAAGCGGTATGAGCAAACGGTTGATGATGTAGGCTGCAATGCCGAAGGCGTCAACCCAAAAGCGAGGAGAAAGATGAGAATGGAAAAGGAGGGCCAGACCGGTTTCTGTCACATGTCAGTGTTTTCTTTCAGCATGACCATTTTGGGCGGGAGTATAGGGGCAAAAGAGTTGATGATGAATACCTGAGGTGCTAAGGTGGGCTTTGAAGCGATTGATTGTAAACTCAACACCACCatcactttgaaattttttatgcgAGTGGAATGTTAGTTTtcaacaagattttgaaagtgaatAAATACGTCATAAAATTcagatttgaattttaaatggTAAACCTAAGTAAAACGGGAATAGTTATTAATGAATAACACACAATAAATAAATCCTGAAGTTGACATAATGGGGGAGAAACCCCAAATATCCCAATGAATAAGATCCAACACATGAGACGAGCGACGTTCATTACGAGAATAaggaaaatgatgattttttgcAATTTGACACGTGCCACATAATGAAGGAGAAGACAACAATGAGGTAAGATAAAGAtgaccatttttatttaataaagaaataacaGAATGGCTAACATGTCCAATATGAGCATGACATAAATCATACGAGACATGAAGAgcattatttttaagaacataaatgAAAGCCGAATTTCTGCGCTCTAGCACATATAGGCCACCATCTCTTTTACCGGTTGCCACAACCCTTCCCGTTTGACGATTCTGGATAGAGAAAAAGTTATTAGTAAATGTAACAAGAGGAAAATCAGATGTTAATTTACTAATTGACAAGAGATTTTTCATTAAGCGAGGAACAATTAATACATCCAATAACTCAAGAGATGAGGTAGGAGAGATGGTGTCGGTGTTGGTAATGGGAAGGGAAGCACCATTCCCAACGACTACACGATTCTTATCCGTGTAATTAGTTGCTTGATCTAAGTGAGAAAGGTCTGGTGTCATGTGGGCCGAAGCCCTTGTGTCCAAGTACCAGTCATTGGGCTCGAGCCCATTAAGAGAGTAGGAGGCCTTAAAGGCCTCGACAAGGTTGGCTATGGTGCCAATAGGTTCTCCACCCCGTGCATAATGTTGGTTTCACTTATCAGCGTAGTGCCCTTCCTGGCGGCAGATCAGGAAACGTGGCGGACGGCGGCCCTGCCCGGAGTTGGAACGATCAGTGCCATAGTGGGAAGATGAGTGGCGACTCGATTGATGGCGAGACTGGTTTCTGAAAGCTGAGCGAGGTTGACCGTGATTGGTGGTTGTGAAAGCAGTTGTGGGTGGACCGTGATTGTCAAGGGATTTCTAGAAAAACTCAAAGCTTTTAGCCTTGGAGACCAAATCGGGAAAGGAGGGCAATGGCGTCTGAGCCATTTCGGCGGTGGAAAAACTGGTGAAATCCGAACCAAGGCCATGGAGGAACTAGTGGACTTTATCAGTGTCGTTGACTGGTCTTCCAATGGCATGGAGTTGATCACAAAGGGCCTTGAACACTCGAGCATATTCAGTTACCGATTGCGTCCCACGTCTCATCAATTGAAGGTCATCCTTGAGCCGAATTTCTCTGGCTTTTGATCGGTGACTAAATGTATTTTAGAGTGCTAACCAGATCTCGCGTGAGGTTGAGAGGCCACGACCTCGGCCATGGCTTCTTCCGTGATGGAGGAGAGTAAAAGACTCAAGATGAGCTGATCAGTATTTTTCCACGCCAAGTACTTGATGTTTGGTGTTTGAGAATCAGCAGGAGCAAACCGTGGATGAGGTGCAAGAGTTCTATCCACATGGCCGAGAAGTTCTTGGCTTTCAAGGAGAGGAAGAAGCTGGCTCTTCCATAGGAGATAATTGGAGGAGGAGAGTTTGATGGTCACTATGTGAATCATGGTGTTGAAAGAGAGAAGGATGAGGGAGGTGTTTTCAACAGCCATTGAAGCAAAGAGGATTGATGGAGGCTAGTCCAAGagagctttgataccatgtgaatGTTTTCAACAAAACCCCCAAAAATTATCACGGTGcgtgtttcttctatatattgcCATTTACAAAGTacataagaataaaaagaataaataatttgtgGTAACGTATCCTTGACACAAGTGAGCTAATTAAGGTAACGTATCCATGACAGAAATCTTCCAAACATCTTTCTTGGCTCTTTGTTTGGTTGCCCGTCAGATCTTTTCAATACTATATTCCCTGTGCCTAGTCGTGGAAGTGTTCATTCCAAAGGACATATTGCAAGAATTATATTACGTATTCAAGAAGGGATTGAAGCAATCCAGTTGGATGGTTGTTTGATTCTTCGTGTCTTGCGTG
The window above is part of the Vitis riparia cultivar Riparia Gloire de Montpellier isolate 1030 chromosome 12, EGFV_Vit.rip_1.0, whole genome shotgun sequence genome. Proteins encoded here:
- the LOC117926371 gene encoding cytochrome b561 and DOMON domain-containing protein At2g04850 encodes the protein MLFLYLFFLLICYGPQQAISTHCTTITVTKTFEKCMTLPTQQASIAWTFHPHNATLDLVFFGSFISPTGWVGWGINPTSAEMTGTHALIAYPDPNTGLLVVLPYVLDPTVKLQRSPLLSRPLDLHLLSSSAIMYGGRMATVHNGAAIQIYATLKLVPNRTKIHHVWNRGLYVQGYSPTIHPTTINDLLSTATIDILSGSTGFTHDNIQTLKIAHGIINAISWGILLPLGAFSARYLRHIQSMGPSWFYAHAGVQLSGFFLGTVGFAIGIKLGEMSPGVVYGLHRKLGFGAFCLGGLQTLALLFRPKTTNKFRKYWKSYHHFVGYACVVLGVVNVFQGFEVMGSSRSYAKLAYCLSLATLIGICIASEVNSWVIFCRKAKEETMRREGLIGGSEKGSGRMG